A genomic window from Flavobacterium hankyongi includes:
- the mce gene encoding methylmalonyl-CoA epimerase, protein MRKIEHIGIAVKNLNESNKLFEKLFGSPAYKEEEVESEGVKTSFFMNGPNKIELLEATNTESPIAKFIEKKGEGIHHIAFDIENIYTEVERLKDEGFVILNETPKKGADNKLVVFLHPKTTNGVLIELCQEIAD, encoded by the coding sequence ATGAGAAAAATTGAACATATTGGCATCGCCGTGAAAAATTTGAATGAATCAAATAAGTTATTTGAAAAGTTATTTGGGTCACCAGCATATAAGGAAGAAGAGGTGGAGTCAGAAGGAGTAAAGACTTCTTTTTTTATGAACGGACCCAATAAAATAGAATTATTGGAAGCAACAAATACTGAGAGTCCAATTGCAAAATTTATTGAAAAGAAAGGTGAAGGAATACATCATATTGCTTTTGATATCGAAAATATTTATACAGAAGTAGAAAGATTAAAGGATGAAGGGTTTGTGATTTTAAATGAAACTCCTAAAAAAGGTGCTGATAATAAACTAGTTGTTTTTTTACATCCAAAAACCACAAATGGAGTCTTGATAGAATTGTGTCAAGAAATAGCAGATTAA
- a CDS encoding T9SS type A sorting domain-containing protein, whose amino-acid sequence MKKLFCLITFLLSLFCYSQQDKISFTYDNAGNQIKREYCPSCPAKTNNIVKEVSEIVEQDLLKFYPEDEISYYPNPVKELLFLKWDVSDSKKVRAINIYSLNGQLIKAYNNLESKNEFVIQFQELPQNVYSINLSYTDGDNKSIKIIKE is encoded by the coding sequence ATGAAAAAACTATTTTGTTTAATAACTTTTCTATTAAGTCTATTTTGTTACTCTCAACAAGATAAAATAAGTTTCACGTATGACAATGCTGGAAATCAAATAAAAAGAGAATATTGCCCAAGTTGTCCAGCTAAGACGAATAATATTGTTAAAGAAGTTTCAGAAATAGTAGAACAAGATTTACTAAAGTTCTATCCTGAAGATGAAATATCATATTATCCAAATCCTGTAAAGGAACTACTTTTCTTGAAATGGGATGTCAGCGATTCTAAAAAAGTTAGAGCAATAAATATCTATTCATTAAACGGACAATTAATAAAAGCATATAATAATCTGGAATCAAAAAATGAATTTGTAATCCAATTTCAAGAATTACCTCAAAATGTTTATAGTATCAACTTAAGCTATACAGATGGTGATAATAAATCAATTAAAATAATAAAAGAATAA
- a CDS encoding zinc-dependent metalloprotease, translating into MKKQLLIALTPILLSGYANAQANKFWEVSSKGKENVVTAKGVARESFPKDFMLFDLNSEAMRQTLFSAVNNTSKKSAVISLPNAEGGIEQFEVFEASNFDAELQAQFPEIRAFSGKGLTDKYATLKISISPEGIQTMVFRVGKENEFMEPYSADRKVYAVYKSQREKGKLNWTCSVDDKKAFEDISNKIGSVQKSSAGQLKTMRLAQSCTAEYSNYFGATSAAQVNLVLAAFNATLTRCNGVYERELGLHLNLVAASTNVIYYNAATDPYSAAGSAGSGDGLGADGAWNAELQNTLSSVITEANYDIGHLFGASGGGGNAGCIGCVCVDGQKGSGFTSPADGMPQGDNFDIDYVVHEVGHQLGARHTFTHSRESGSTVQAEVGSGITIMGYAGITSYDVAPHSLDSYHAVSLTQIQTNLAGKTCPVTTSITANNATPVVNAGVDRTVPKSTPFMLTGSATDANAGDALTYSWEQIDVLTGAGTGLTAAGSSATATKTGGPNFISFAPKTSPTRYFPRMESVMAGSATTGTLGGDATMNSEALPSVARTLNFRLTVRDNAAYSSVAPVKVGQTNFDDMVVTVDATRGPLTVTSQNTNGIVWAQGSTQTITWAVNSTNTSVGGTNVDILLSTDNGATFTTVLLANTPNDGTETITVPNVTAANCRVMVKASGNIFFNVNTKNIAIGNYVYQTQNACNDYTFNLNQAFTESSDTSYPGLTLTVNDSFTITDSNFKANITHPNIGQVNILLMAPWQASLNTALWYNNTTCTAANMDKWFDTAGSAVNCANVNNGAFASAFTPFSAANINGYNGNNSAGGWKLYFKDAVVDSNFATARFNTFTIQLCYSQSVPVLSTESFEFEDFSLYPNPNKGDFTVKFTSSTGSDIKVVAHDLRGRKVYENSFTNTGAINQSVSLNNVESGIYLVSIIDGGKKTVKRVVIE; encoded by the coding sequence ATGAAAAAACAATTACTAATTGCGCTTACCCCTATTTTACTTAGTGGCTATGCAAATGCACAGGCAAATAAGTTTTGGGAAGTGAGTTCTAAGGGTAAAGAAAATGTTGTAACTGCTAAAGGGGTTGCAAGAGAATCGTTTCCTAAAGATTTTATGCTTTTTGATTTAAATTCAGAAGCAATGCGTCAAACGCTTTTTTCTGCTGTAAATAATACTTCAAAAAAATCAGCAGTTATATCATTGCCAAATGCAGAAGGTGGTATAGAACAGTTTGAAGTATTTGAAGCATCAAACTTTGATGCTGAATTACAAGCTCAATTTCCTGAAATTAGAGCGTTTTCGGGAAAAGGACTTACTGATAAATATGCGACTTTAAAAATCAGTATTTCTCCAGAAGGAATTCAAACTATGGTTTTCAGAGTTGGTAAAGAAAACGAATTCATGGAGCCGTATTCAGCAGACCGTAAAGTTTATGCTGTATATAAGTCACAAAGAGAAAAAGGAAAGTTAAACTGGACTTGTTCGGTGGATGACAAAAAAGCGTTTGAAGATATTTCAAACAAAATTGGTTCAGTTCAAAAATCAAGTGCTGGTCAATTAAAAACTATGCGTTTAGCACAATCTTGTACTGCAGAGTATTCAAATTATTTTGGAGCTACTTCGGCGGCTCAGGTGAATTTAGTTTTAGCTGCTTTTAATGCAACATTAACACGATGTAATGGTGTTTACGAAAGAGAATTAGGTTTACATTTAAACTTAGTTGCTGCCAGTACTAATGTTATTTACTATAATGCCGCTACTGACCCTTATTCAGCTGCAGGTTCTGCAGGTTCTGGTGATGGTTTAGGAGCCGATGGAGCATGGAATGCTGAATTGCAAAATACTTTAAGTTCAGTAATTACTGAAGCAAACTATGATATTGGCCATTTATTTGGAGCTTCAGGTGGCGGAGGTAATGCTGGGTGTATTGGGTGTGTTTGTGTAGACGGTCAAAAAGGTAGTGGCTTTACTTCTCCAGCTGACGGAATGCCTCAAGGAGATAATTTTGACATTGACTATGTGGTTCATGAAGTAGGTCACCAATTAGGTGCTAGACATACTTTTACACATTCAAGAGAATCAGGTTCTACAGTTCAAGCTGAGGTAGGTTCGGGAATTACTATTATGGGATATGCAGGTATTACTTCTTATGATGTTGCTCCACACTCTTTAGATTCTTATCATGCAGTTTCATTAACTCAAATTCAAACAAACTTGGCAGGGAAAACTTGCCCAGTTACTACAAGTATTACGGCGAATAATGCAACTCCAGTTGTAAATGCAGGTGTAGACAGGACTGTTCCAAAGAGTACCCCTTTTATGTTAACAGGATCAGCTACAGATGCAAATGCAGGAGATGCATTAACTTATAGTTGGGAACAAATCGATGTGTTGACAGGGGCAGGTACTGGTTTAACTGCTGCAGGTAGTAGTGCAACTGCAACAAAAACAGGAGGGCCTAATTTTATATCATTTGCTCCAAAAACTTCACCTACAAGATATTTTCCTAGAATGGAAAGTGTTATGGCGGGTTCGGCTACCACTGGTACTTTAGGGGGTGATGCAACAATGAATTCAGAAGCGCTTCCATCAGTTGCAAGAACTTTAAATTTCAGATTAACAGTTAGAGACAATGCAGCTTACAGTAGCGTTGCTCCAGTAAAAGTTGGTCAAACTAATTTTGATGATATGGTTGTAACTGTTGATGCAACAAGAGGGCCATTAACAGTGACTTCTCAAAATACAAACGGTATTGTTTGGGCTCAAGGATCAACTCAAACTATTACTTGGGCTGTTAATAGTACTAATACAAGTGTAGGAGGTACAAATGTAGATATTTTATTATCAACAGATAACGGGGCTACATTTACGACCGTTTTGCTTGCAAACACGCCAAATGATGGTACTGAAACTATCACTGTTCCTAATGTAACGGCAGCGAACTGTAGAGTAATGGTTAAAGCTTCTGGAAATATATTCTTTAATGTAAACACAAAAAATATTGCTATTGGTAATTATGTTTATCAAACACAAAATGCTTGTAATGATTATACATTTAATTTGAATCAAGCTTTTACAGAAAGTTCAGATACTTCTTATCCTGGATTAACTTTGACAGTTAATGATTCGTTTACAATTACAGATTCTAATTTTAAAGCTAATATAACGCATCCAAATATTGGTCAAGTGAATATTTTGTTAATGGCTCCTTGGCAGGCATCATTAAATACGGCTTTATGGTATAACAATACTACTTGTACAGCTGCAAATATGGATAAATGGTTTGATACTGCTGGATCGGCTGTTAACTGTGCAAATGTAAATAATGGTGCTTTTGCATCTGCATTCACACCTTTTTCTGCTGCTAATATTAATGGTTATAATGGAAATAATAGTGCTGGAGGATGGAAACTTTACTTTAAGGATGCAGTAGTGGATTCAAACTTTGCTACAGCTAGGTTTAATACTTTTACTATTCAGTTGTGTTATTCTCAGTCAGTACCAGTTTTAAGTACTGAAAGTTTTGAATTTGAAGATTTTAGTTTATATCCAAATCCTAATAAAGGAGATTTTACAGTTAAATTTACATCTTCAACAGGAAGTGATATCAAAGTTGTAGCTCACGATTTAAGAGGTCGTAAAGTATATGAAAATTCATTTACAAATACTGGAGCAATCAATCAGTCAGTTTCTTTAAATAATGTTGAATCAGGAATCTATTTAGTTTCTATCATTGATGGAGGTAAAAAGACTGTGAAACGTGTTGTTATTGAATAA
- the pth gene encoding aminoacyl-tRNA hydrolase, whose protein sequence is MKKFLIAGLGNIGAEYANTRHNIGFKVLDFLAKQESLDFQTVKLGSLAEYKIKGRTLLLLKPNTYMNLSGKAVQYWMEKEKIAKENILVITDDLNLPFGTIRIKPKGSDGGHNGLKSIQQLLNTIDYPRFRFGISDDFKKGKQVDYVLGEWDEDEKIKLSERLEMSVKAIQSFALSGLGNTMSDFNGK, encoded by the coding sequence ATGAAGAAATTTTTAATAGCTGGTTTAGGAAATATTGGAGCTGAGTATGCCAATACCCGTCACAATATTGGTTTTAAAGTTTTAGACTTTCTGGCAAAACAGGAATCACTTGATTTTCAAACTGTAAAATTAGGTTCATTAGCTGAATATAAAATTAAAGGAAGAACGTTATTACTTCTTAAGCCGAACACTTATATGAATCTTAGTGGTAAAGCTGTTCAATATTGGATGGAAAAAGAAAAAATAGCCAAAGAGAACATTCTTGTGATAACAGATGATTTGAATTTACCTTTTGGAACTATCCGCATAAAACCTAAAGGCTCTGATGGTGGGCACAACGGATTAAAAAGTATTCAACAATTATTAAATACTATCGACTACCCAAGGTTTCGCTTTGGAATAAGCGATGATTTTAAAAAAGGAAAACAAGTTGATTATGTGTTAGGAGAATGGGATGAAGATGAAAAAATAAAACTTTCTGAACGATTAGAAATGTCTGTCAAAGCAATTCAATCATTTGCCTTATCAGGATTAGGAAATACAATGAGTGATTTTAACGGAAAATAA
- a CDS encoding 50S ribosomal protein L25/general stress protein Ctc: MKSITIKGSERESVGKVATKALRNAGAVPCVLYGGDQPVHFSAEDKAFKNLVYTPNAHTVVIELENGKSFNAVLQDIQVHPVSDKILHIDFYQLFDNKEVTMEIPVRVVGTSPGVLLGGVLRLNQRKLKVKALPANLPDYIDADISGLEMGNKLYITKLASDKYKFLHPDNTVVCQVRISRAAMKAAQEAAKAEKGAKKKK; this comes from the coding sequence ATGAAATCGATTACAATTAAAGGATCAGAAAGAGAAAGCGTGGGCAAAGTTGCTACTAAAGCCTTACGTAATGCTGGAGCGGTTCCTTGCGTGTTATACGGAGGAGATCAACCAGTGCATTTCTCAGCAGAAGACAAAGCATTCAAAAACTTGGTTTACACTCCAAACGCACACACAGTTGTGATTGAGTTAGAAAACGGTAAATCATTCAATGCTGTTTTACAAGACATTCAAGTACACCCAGTATCTGACAAAATCTTACACATTGACTTCTACCAGTTATTTGATAACAAAGAAGTTACTATGGAAATCCCAGTTAGAGTTGTTGGTACTTCTCCAGGCGTATTATTAGGAGGTGTTTTACGTTTAAACCAACGTAAATTAAAAGTTAAAGCTTTACCTGCAAATTTACCTGACTATATCGATGCTGATATTTCTGGATTAGAAATGGGTAATAAATTATACATTACTAAATTAGCATCTGACAAGTACAAATTTTTACACCCAGACAACACTGTAGTTTGTCAAGTAAGAATTTCTCGTGCTGCAATGAAAGCTGCTCAAGAAGCTGCAAAAGCAGAAAAAGGAGCAAAAAAGAAAAAATAA
- a CDS encoding bifunctional riboflavin kinase/FAD synthetase — MKTQINIPDIKSTKRNIVTIGTFDGVHLGHKKIIDRLLKSSKTENLESTVITFSEHPRSVLQSEKNIGLLNTTDEKILLLEKLGLDNLVILDFKSIAELSGEEFVKNILVDKLNIQKIIIGYDHRFGKNRSSDIHDLIYFGKKYHFDVEQISAQELNDITISSTKIRNAISNGQITLANSYLGYNFFFSGKVTLGKQLGRTIQFPTANIEMQNPKKIIPKTGVYIVKGEWNNQQHQGMMNIGFRPTVDENNLSLSIEVHFLNLNEDLYNKEITIHILDFIREEQKFNSLQDLKEQLEKDKNKTIEFFKNKT; from the coding sequence GTGAAAACACAAATTAATATCCCAGATATTAAATCAACCAAAAGAAACATAGTCACAATTGGAACTTTTGATGGAGTTCATTTAGGACATAAAAAAATTATCGATAGATTATTAAAAAGTTCTAAAACCGAAAACCTTGAAAGTACTGTAATTACTTTTTCAGAACATCCGCGCTCGGTTCTTCAGTCAGAAAAAAACATTGGTTTATTAAACACAACCGATGAAAAAATATTATTACTTGAAAAACTAGGTTTGGACAACCTAGTTATTTTAGATTTCAAATCGATTGCCGAACTATCTGGTGAAGAATTTGTAAAGAATATTTTAGTTGACAAGCTTAATATTCAGAAAATAATCATTGGTTATGATCATCGTTTTGGAAAAAATAGATCTTCAGATATTCACGATTTAATTTATTTTGGAAAAAAATATCATTTTGATGTAGAACAAATCTCGGCGCAAGAATTAAATGACATCACCATTAGTTCAACAAAAATCAGAAATGCAATTTCTAACGGCCAAATAACATTAGCCAATTCATACCTTGGCTACAACTTCTTTTTCTCAGGAAAAGTAACTCTAGGAAAACAACTTGGAAGAACCATTCAATTTCCAACTGCCAACATCGAGATGCAAAATCCAAAAAAAATCATCCCAAAAACAGGCGTATATATTGTAAAAGGAGAATGGAACAACCAACAACATCAAGGAATGATGAATATTGGATTCAGACCAACTGTTGACGAAAATAATTTATCACTATCGATTGAAGTTCATTTTTTGAATCTGAACGAAGATTTATACAATAAGGAGATAACCATTCATATCCTTGATTTTATTAGAGAGGAGCAAAAATTTAATTCTTTACAAGACTTGAAAGAACAACTTGAAAAAGATAAAAATAAAACTATCGAATTCTTCAAAAATAAAACCTAA
- the bioB gene encoding biotin synthase BioB has protein sequence MSIPRNNWTKEEIIAIYNKPLMDLLFEAASIHREHHDPNVVQVSTLLSIKTGGCPEDCGYCPQAARYHTDIEGNDLMSVQQVKAQALRAKSSGSSRVCMGAAWRNVKDGPEFDQVLEMVRTINKLDMEVCCTLGMLTENQAHRLAEAGLYAYNHNLDTSEEYYKEVISTRGFEDRLQTIDNVRKTNVTVCSGGIIGMGESIEDRAGMLVALSTLNPQPESVPINALVAVEGTPMEDEKPVEIWEMIRMVATTRIVMPETQVRLSAGRTNMTREGQAMCFFAGANSIFAGDKLLTTPNPDVNEDMKMFEMLGLQPQKPFIKKMQPETVEACNSEFKSLGEKPKWSRPSHTIERNLEASAKK, from the coding sequence ATGAGTATCCCAAGAAACAACTGGACTAAGGAAGAAATTATTGCTATCTACAATAAACCTTTAATGGATTTATTGTTTGAAGCTGCCTCAATACATAGAGAACATCATGATCCAAATGTGGTTCAAGTTTCAACACTACTTTCTATAAAAACTGGAGGTTGTCCAGAAGATTGTGGTTATTGTCCACAAGCAGCACGGTATCATACCGATATTGAAGGAAATGACTTAATGAGCGTTCAACAAGTAAAAGCACAGGCTCTAAGAGCCAAATCATCAGGTTCTTCGAGAGTTTGTATGGGTGCCGCATGGAGAAATGTTAAAGACGGACCTGAATTTGACCAAGTATTAGAAATGGTAAGAACCATAAACAAACTTGACATGGAAGTATGTTGTACATTAGGAATGCTTACTGAAAATCAAGCACACCGTTTGGCGGAAGCTGGATTGTATGCTTACAATCACAATTTAGATACATCTGAAGAATATTATAAAGAAGTAATCTCTACTCGTGGTTTTGAAGATCGTTTACAAACCATCGATAATGTTAGAAAAACAAATGTTACAGTTTGTAGCGGTGGAATTATTGGAATGGGAGAAAGTATTGAAGACAGAGCAGGAATGCTTGTAGCACTTTCAACTTTGAATCCACAACCAGAATCGGTGCCAATTAATGCACTTGTTGCCGTTGAAGGCACTCCAATGGAAGACGAAAAACCTGTTGAGATTTGGGAAATGATTCGCATGGTGGCAACAACTAGAATTGTAATGCCTGAGACCCAAGTTAGACTATCTGCAGGAAGAACCAACATGACTCGTGAAGGACAAGCAATGTGCTTTTTTGCTGGGGCTAACTCAATTTTTGCAGGAGATAAACTCTTAACCACTCCAAATCCTGATGTAAATGAGGATATGAAAATGTTTGAAATGTTAGGATTACAACCTCAAAAACCATTTATAAAGAAAATGCAACCTGAAACAGTTGAAGCTTGCAACTCAGAATTTAAATCATTAGGAGAAAAGCCAAAATGGTCAAGACCTAGCCATACAATAGAAAGAAATTTAGAAGCATCTGCTAAAAAATAA
- a CDS encoding reprolysin-like metallopeptidase, with translation MKKQLLIALTPILLSGYANAQSNKFWAASSKGKSDVETARGVARASFPKDFMLFDLNSEAMRQTLFSAVNNTSKKSVVISLPNAEGGIEQFEVFEASNFDAELQAQFPEIRAFSGKGLTDKYATLKISISPEGIQTMVFRVGKENEFMEPYSADRKVYAVYKSQREKGKLNWTCSVDDKKAFEDISNKIGSVQKSSAGQLKTMRLAQSCTAEYSNYFGATSAAQVNLVLAAFNATLTRCNGVYEKDLGLHLNLVAASTNVIYYNAATDPYSAAAAGAGGAWNAELANTLFSVIGDANFDIGHLFGATGGGGNAGCIGCVCSNDRTTDVDGDGILPDLYKGSGYTSPGDGVPQGDSFDIDYVVHEVGHQLGANHTFSHGNEGTGVNMEVGSGVTIMGYAGITSQDVAPHSIDVYHAASIAQIQANLAGLLCPVTTNIAANNATPVVNAGADYTIPKSTPFILTGSATDANAGDALTYSWEQYDNASGAQTGANSAASVTKATGPNFRSFLPSISPVRYFPQMASVLNGQTTTQGAEIVVEALSSVARTLNFRLTVRDNVAYSGVAPIKVGQTNFDNMVVTVDATRGPLTVTSQNVDNQSWVQNSTQTITWAVNSTNTSVGGANVDILLSTDGGLTYPIVLLANTPNDGSQTITVPNITAQKARVMVKASGNIFFNVNLKDIAIGYNVTTTCNTYSNNTSVAIPDGLGSSSPMLGAAAQKTVNVPVTGNISDVNVTLGTDHTYISDLYMQLFHPDNTAVWIWYGSCTSQNGFNITFDDAAAAAPSCSGGTTTSGPTGVTFKPSGMLSDFNNRPANGIWTIAAADAWQDDTGNLTTFSLNVCTKTYTLSNPDFEFEDFNLYPNPNKGEFTVKFTSSTGSDIKIVAHDLRGRQVYEKSFTNTGAINQNVSLNNVESGIYLVTIIDGAKKTVKRVVVE, from the coding sequence ATGAAAAAACAATTACTAATTGCGCTTACCCCTATTTTACTTAGTGGCTATGCAAATGCACAGTCAAATAAGTTTTGGGCGGCAAGTTCAAAAGGGAAAAGCGATGTAGAAACGGCCAGAGGAGTGGCTAGAGCTTCATTTCCTAAAGATTTTATGCTTTTTGATTTAAATTCAGAAGCAATGCGTCAAACACTTTTTTCTGCTGTGAATAATACTTCAAAAAAATCAGTAGTTATATCATTGCCAAATGCAGAAGGTGGTATAGAGCAGTTTGAAGTATTTGAAGCGTCAAACTTTGATGCTGAATTACAAGCTCAATTTCCTGAAATTAGAGCGTTTTCTGGAAAAGGACTTACTGATAAATATGCGACTTTAAAAATCAGTATTTCTCCAGAAGGAATTCAAACTATGGTTTTCAGAGTTGGTAAAGAAAACGAATTCATGGAGCCGTATTCAGCAGACCGTAAAGTTTATGCTGTATATAAGTCACAAAGAGAAAAAGGAAAGTTAAACTGGACTTGTTCGGTGGATGACAAAAAAGCGTTTGAAGATATTTCAAACAAAATTGGTTCAGTTCAAAAATCAAGTGCTGGTCAATTAAAAACTATGCGTTTAGCACAATCTTGTACTGCAGAGTATTCAAATTATTTTGGAGCTACTTCAGCGGCTCAGGTGAATTTAGTTTTAGCTGCTTTTAATGCAACATTAACACGATGTAATGGAGTTTATGAAAAAGACTTAGGGTTGCATTTAAACTTAGTTGCAGCTAGTACTAATGTTATTTATTATAATGCTGCTACTGATCCTTATTCGGCTGCGGCTGCAGGGGCAGGGGGAGCTTGGAATGCAGAATTAGCAAACACACTCTTTTCAGTTATAGGGGATGCTAATTTTGACATTGGGCATTTGTTTGGAGCAACAGGTGGAGGCGGAAATGCAGGTTGTATAGGATGTGTTTGTAGTAATGACAGAACAACTGATGTTGACGGTGATGGAATTCTTCCAGATTTATATAAAGGATCAGGTTATACATCACCAGGAGATGGAGTGCCTCAAGGAGATAGTTTTGATATCGACTATGTAGTACACGAAGTTGGACACCAATTAGGTGCTAATCATACTTTCTCACATGGTAATGAAGGAACAGGGGTTAATATGGAGGTTGGCTCAGGTGTTACTATCATGGGATACGCTGGTATTACTTCGCAAGACGTTGCGCCACACTCTATTGATGTGTATCACGCAGCAAGTATTGCTCAAATACAAGCTAATTTAGCAGGTTTGTTATGTCCTGTTACAACAAATATTGCGGCTAACAATGCTACACCTGTTGTTAATGCAGGTGCAGATTATACAATTCCAAAGAGTACTCCGTTTATATTAACAGGATCTGCTACAGATGCAAATGCAGGTGATGCTTTAACTTACTCGTGGGAGCAATATGATAATGCATCAGGAGCTCAAACAGGGGCAAATTCTGCTGCTTCTGTAACAAAAGCAACTGGTCCTAATTTTAGATCGTTTTTACCATCGATATCACCAGTGAGATATTTTCCTCAAATGGCATCTGTTTTAAATGGTCAAACAACTACGCAAGGCGCAGAAATAGTTGTTGAGGCATTAAGCTCAGTAGCTAGAACATTGAACTTTAGATTAACTGTTAGAGATAATGTTGCTTACAGCGGTGTAGCTCCAATTAAAGTAGGTCAGACTAATTTTGATAATATGGTTGTGACTGTAGATGCAACAAGAGGTCCTTTGACGGTAACTTCACAAAACGTTGATAATCAATCATGGGTGCAAAATTCTACGCAAACTATTACTTGGGCTGTTAATAGTACTAATACAAGTGTAGGAGGTGCAAATGTCGATATTTTGTTATCAACTGATGGTGGTTTAACATACCCAATAGTATTGTTAGCAAATACACCTAATGATGGTTCCCAAACAATTACTGTTCCTAATATAACTGCTCAAAAAGCTAGAGTTATGGTAAAAGCTTCAGGAAATATTTTCTTTAATGTGAATTTAAAAGACATTGCTATTGGATATAATGTAACTACTACATGTAATACTTACTCTAATAACACTTCTGTTGCAATTCCTGATGGACTTGGAAGTTCATCTCCTATGTTAGGGGCTGCTGCTCAAAAGACCGTTAATGTACCTGTTACAGGAAATATTAGTGATGTTAATGTCACACTTGGTACAGATCATACATATATAAGTGATTTGTATATGCAATTATTTCACCCTGATAATACTGCTGTTTGGATTTGGTATGGAAGCTGTACTAGTCAAAATGGATTTAATATTACTTTTGACGATGCTGCCGCTGCTGCTCCAAGTTGTTCAGGTGGTACTACAACGTCTGGACCAACAGGAGTGACATTTAAACCTTCTGGAATGTTGTCAGATTTTAATAATAGACCTGCTAATGGTATCTGGACAATTGCAGCTGCTGATGCATGGCAAGATGATACAGGAAACTTAACGACTTTCTCGTTAAATGTTTGTACAAAAACATATACACTTTCTAACCCTGATTTTGAGTTCGAAGATTTTAATTTATATCCAAACCCTAATAAAGGTGAGTTCACAGTTAAGTTTACCTCTTCAACTGGAAGTGATATCAAAATTGTGGCTCACGATTTAAGAGGTCGTCAGGTTTATGAAAAATCATTTACAAACACAGGGGCTATAAACCAAAATGTCTCTCTTAATAATGTTGAATCTGGAATTTACTTAGTTACTATTATTGACGGAGCTAAGAAAACTGTTAAACGTGTTGTAGTAGAGTAA
- a CDS encoding ribose-phosphate pyrophosphokinase — protein MSHLEPEAKIFACSQSVYLAEKIAEKYGVELGKVTFSQYSDGEFQPSYEESIRGLRVFIVCSTFPSSDNLMELLLMIDAAKRASARHITAVIPYFGWARQDRKDKPRVPIGAKLVAKLLESAGATRIMTMDLHADQIQGFFEKPVDHLFASTIFLPYVKSLGLENLTIASPDMGGSKRAYAYSKFLESEVVICYKQRKAANVIDTMELIGEVKGKHVILVDDMIDTGGTLAKAADLMIQKGALSVRAICTHAILSGSAYEKIENSQLSELIVTDSIPLKKESKKIKVVSCAPLFAEVMHMVHHNNSISGKFLM, from the coding sequence ATGTCGCACCTAGAACCCGAAGCAAAAATTTTTGCCTGTTCACAAAGTGTTTACCTAGCCGAAAAAATAGCCGAAAAATACGGTGTTGAGCTAGGAAAAGTAACGTTCTCGCAATATAGTGATGGTGAATTTCAGCCATCATATGAAGAGTCAATCCGTGGATTGAGAGTATTTATAGTTTGTTCAACATTTCCAAGCTCAGACAACTTGATGGAATTGTTATTAATGATAGATGCTGCTAAAAGAGCTTCTGCAAGACATATAACCGCTGTTATTCCTTATTTTGGATGGGCCCGTCAAGACAGAAAAGACAAGCCAAGAGTACCAATAGGAGCCAAACTTGTTGCAAAATTATTAGAAAGTGCTGGTGCAACTCGCATCATGACAATGGATTTACATGCAGATCAAATTCAAGGGTTTTTCGAAAAGCCTGTGGATCATTTATTTGCTTCAACAATCTTCTTACCATACGTAAAAAGCTTAGGTTTGGAAAATCTAACTATCGCATCTCCTGACATGGGAGGTTCAAAAAGAGCATATGCCTATTCGAAGTTCTTAGAATCGGAAGTAGTTATTTGCTACAAACAAAGAAAAGCCGCCAACGTAATTGATACCATGGAATTGATTGGTGAAGTAAAAGGCAAGCATGTTATTTTAGTGGACGACATGATTGACACAGGAGGCACTTTGGCAAAAGCTGCCGATTTAATGATTCAAAAAGGAGCCTTGAGTGTTCGTGCTATCTGTACACACGCTATTTTATCAGGAAGTGCTTATGAAAAAATTGAAAACTCACAATTAAGTGAATTAATAGTTACCGATTCTATTCCGTTAAAGAAAGAGTCAAAGAAAATTAAAGTGGTAAGTTGCGCACCGCTATTTGCAGAGGTTATGCACATGGTACACCACAACAATTCCATTAGTGGAAAATTTTTAATGTAA